The following proteins are co-located in the Oceanivirga salmonicida genome:
- a CDS encoding UvrD-helicase domain-containing protein produces the protein MKSKIISASAGTGKTYTMALEYIKALNKGIKYDEIMVITFTKKATAEIKERVFLFLKLLAYKENGYENIEKSLGIKINREELKQIYKEMVSNSENIKITTNDALINRVFKSTIAGYNNLYSYEIVSDNSEEYITSILDELITKHFDVFSSLYELNDQKTVESQQELIKNILKNKPMIYDIVDKPFVFDKKQDINHIKDDLVKFFYEYKDMIFVRKYTSNKVSKTENIVINDKIEEIKKIENVNELLNFFGEFSGDFLKRTIQGDNKELAKTLNTKIKESDFKQRICELYTEQVIYKYNEVYRKVAKLCYEIDNRMKFSIKKLTYDDITFFTNMYLKDNSLNLIKNGEVTEDFLEMIGGKLKVLMIDEFQDTSPMQFNLFLPIIKTCEYILIVGDEKQAIYGFRGADSNLFKNIDKILRNNIENIEIEKSTLSTCYRTSSNVINYINETFNDLDNFDYENVAYVKEGGFVDIVESKNDTLYLDIVNRINKNSSNSSAILFRSNKDLTKILTDLEENNIKYNSIKSMALIKDKNISDIKLLIDYLVTKNTYKLLEFLRSDSIAFMLKDIKKYIDGDLEKENEIIAHVNELMKDSSDFKRKYLEYFGYNSEMNSEDILNINKFLDLVDKSKNLEDFYDTYDIVMTGINQENAESSGINLMTIHKSKGLEYDDIHYVYTFKKETFAKYVLVKEYDENFNVVNFVFIKKRKIVEETDFGKKYFAMYDNEEIEAAMNLTYVGLTRPKKNLYVYFIPSKNDYMKFIPKTIGMKIESSNEKMDEKISEFKNGDFFTKTKYEKKIKNIKVNNIESEMVRKTGLAVHYYLEYLKTLEDKEYSYSMLMKKYGNLLGPNICKNVEKRCIDFANTNKDIFDNKFEIYTEYEIFDEDKKYIIDRLNIDRENKIAYIYDYKTLKDPDKVLEYRNQIENYKNILKKEMQDYEIRTKLLSI, from the coding sequence ATGAAAAGTAAAATAATTAGTGCCAGTGCAGGAACTGGTAAAACATATACAATGGCATTAGAATACATTAAAGCACTTAATAAAGGTATTAAATATGATGAAATTATGGTTATAACTTTTACTAAAAAAGCAACGGCCGAAATTAAAGAGAGAGTATTTTTATTCTTAAAACTCTTAGCATATAAAGAAAATGGCTATGAAAATATAGAAAAATCATTAGGTATTAAAATTAATAGAGAAGAATTAAAGCAAATATATAAAGAAATGGTTTCAAATTCTGAAAATATTAAAATAACTACTAATGATGCTTTAATAAATAGAGTTTTCAAATCAACTATTGCAGGGTACAATAATCTATATTCATATGAAATAGTCAGTGATAATAGTGAAGAATACATTACGAGTATATTAGATGAATTAATTACTAAACACTTTGATGTATTTTCAAGTCTGTATGAATTAAATGATCAAAAAACTGTTGAATCTCAGCAAGAATTAATAAAAAATATTTTGAAAAATAAACCTATGATATATGACATAGTAGATAAACCGTTTGTCTTTGATAAAAAGCAAGATATAAATCATATAAAAGATGATTTAGTTAAATTTTTTTATGAATATAAAGATATGATTTTTGTAAGAAAATATACATCTAATAAAGTATCAAAAACAGAAAATATAGTTATTAATGATAAGATAGAAGAAATAAAGAAAATTGAAAATGTAAATGAACTTTTGAATTTTTTTGGAGAATTTAGTGGAGATTTCTTAAAAAGAACTATACAAGGTGATAATAAAGAATTAGCAAAGACACTAAATACTAAAATCAAAGAAAGTGATTTTAAACAAAGAATATGTGAACTATATACAGAACAAGTTATATATAAATATAATGAAGTATATAGAAAAGTTGCTAAATTATGTTATGAAATAGATAATAGAATGAAGTTTAGTATAAAAAAATTGACATATGATGACATAACTTTTTTTACTAACATGTATTTAAAAGATAATTCATTAAATTTAATAAAAAATGGGGAAGTAACAGAAGATTTTTTAGAAATGATAGGTGGTAAATTAAAAGTATTAATGATAGATGAATTTCAAGATACTAGTCCTATGCAATTTAATCTATTTTTACCAATAATTAAAACTTGTGAATATATTTTAATAGTTGGAGATGAAAAGCAAGCCATATATGGATTTAGGGGAGCAGACAGTAATTTATTTAAAAATATTGATAAAATACTTAGAAATAATATTGAAAATATAGAAATTGAAAAAAGTACTTTATCTACATGTTATAGAACTAGTTCTAATGTTATAAATTATATAAACGAAACTTTTAATGATTTAGATAATTTTGATTATGAAAATGTTGCTTATGTAAAAGAAGGTGGATTTGTTGATATAGTAGAATCAAAAAATGACACTTTATACCTTGATATTGTTAATAGAATAAATAAAAACTCTAGTAATAGTAGCGCAATATTATTTAGATCAAATAAGGATTTAACTAAAATATTAACAGATTTAGAAGAAAATAATATAAAATATAATTCTATAAAAAGTATGGCATTAATTAAAGATAAAAATATATCAGATATTAAACTTTTAATAGACTATTTGGTAACAAAAAATACATATAAATTATTAGAATTTTTAAGAAGTGATAGTATTGCTTTTATGCTTAAAGATATAAAAAAATACATAGATGGAGATTTGGAAAAAGAAAATGAAATTATAGCCCATGTAAATGAATTAATGAAAGATAGTAGTGATTTTAAAAGAAAATATCTTGAATATTTTGGCTATAACAGTGAAATGAATAGTGAAGATATATTAAATATTAATAAATTTTTAGATTTAGTTGATAAAAGTAAAAATTTAGAGGATTTTTACGACACATACGATATAGTTATGACGGGTATAAATCAAGAAAATGCTGAAAGTAGTGGAATAAATTTAATGACTATACATAAATCAAAAGGTTTAGAATATGATGATATTCATTATGTATACACATTTAAAAAAGAAACTTTTGCCAAATATGTTTTAGTTAAAGAATATGATGAAAATTTTAATGTAGTAAATTTTGTATTCATTAAAAAAAGAAAAATCGTAGAAGAAACTGATTTTGGTAAAAAATATTTTGCAATGTATGATAATGAAGAAATAGAAGCAGCAATGAATTTAACCTATGTAGGACTTACAAGACCTAAAAAAAATCTATATGTATACTTTATACCTAGTAAAAATGACTATATGAAATTTATTCCAAAAACTATTGGTATGAAAATAGAAAGTTCTAATGAAAAAATGGATGAAAAAATAAGTGAATTTAAAAATGGAGATTTTTTCACCAAAACAAAATATGAAAAGAAAATAAAAAATATTAAAGTTAATAATATTGAAAGTGAAATGGTAAGAAAAACTGGATTGGCAGTCCATTATTACTTAGAATATTTAAAAACATTGGAAGATAAAGAATATAGTTATTCTATGCTTATGAAAAAATATGGAAACTTATTAGGGCCTAATATATGTAAAAATGTTGAAAAAAGATGCATTGATTTTGCAAATACTAATAAAGATATATTTGATAATAAATTTGAGATATATACTGAGTATGAAATTTTTGATGAAGATAAAAAATATATTATAGATAGACTTAATATAGATAGGGAAAATAAAATAGCATATATTTATGATTATAAAACTCTAAAAGATCCAGATAAAGTATTAGAATATAGAAATCAAATAGAAAACTATAAAAATATATTAAAAAAGGAAATGCAAGATTATGAAATTAGGACAAAATTATTAAGCATTTAA